The proteins below are encoded in one region of Cololabis saira isolate AMF1-May2022 chromosome 21, fColSai1.1, whole genome shotgun sequence:
- the zfand2a gene encoding AN1-type zinc finger protein 2A isoform X1 has protein sequence MEFPGLGEHCSEKTCKRLDFLPMRCDACQDIFCKDHITYVTHKCTSAYKKDVQVPVCPLCNIPIPIKRGEMPDIKVGEHIDRDCKSDPAQRKRKIFTNKCSKGGCKQKEMMRVTCDQCHLNYCLKHRHPLDHDCKTDGKPDGKPISKSGHAAAMRAQTASSTSASGSSFSASGNSRPVSNGVTDHRPQRTASTQRIPTSVSAQNVIPPSASFQAGLTEEQALQRALEMSLADSRPAVQPALTPQEQEDLALAQALAASEEEYRRQQQRQQASKQSTCSLS, from the exons ATGGAGTTTCCAGGACTGGGAGAGCACTGCTCTGAGAAGACCTGCAAACGTTTAG ATTTTCTTCCAATGAGATGTGACGCCTGTCAAGACATTTTCTGCAAGGATCATATAACCTATGTTACTCACAAGTGCACATCTGCCTACAAAAAG gaTGTCCAGGTCCCAGTATGCCCATTATGTAACATCCCGATTCCCATCAAGAGAGGGGAGATGCCCGACATTAAAGTCGGTGAACACATTGACCGGGACTGCAAATCGGACCCTGcgcaaagaaagagaaag ATTTTCACAAATAAATGTTCTAAAGGAGGGtgtaaacagaaggaaatgatGCGAGTGACCTGCGACCAGTGTCATCTAAATTACTGTCTAAAGCATCGGCACCCACTAGACCACGATTGTAAGACTGATGGAAAACCTGATGGAAAACCTATTTCCAAATCTGG ACATGCTGCAGCGATGAGGGCTCAGACTGCTTCCTCCACTTCTGCCTCTGGGTCCAGCTTCTCTGCTTCAGGAAACTCCAGACCTGTTTCTAACGGCGTGACTGATCATAGACCTCAGAGAACCGC CTCTACCCAGCGGATTCCTACTTCTGTTTCAGCACAGAATGTAATACCACCATCAGCATCTTTTCAGGCCGGCCTG ACGGAGGAGCAGGCTTTGCAAAGAGCTCTGGAGATGTCTTTGGCTGATTCGAGGCCGGCGGTTCAGCCAGCCCTTAC CCCTCAGGAGCAGGAGGATCTGGCTCTCGCTCAGGCTCTCGCTGCCAGCGAAGAAGAGTACAGACGCCAGCAGCAGAGACAACAG GCGTCCAAACAGTCCACCTGCAGCCTTTCCTAA
- the zfand2a gene encoding AN1-type zinc finger protein 2A isoform X2, with product MEFPGLGEHCSEKTCKRLDFLPMRCDACQDIFCKDHITYVTHKCTSAYKKDVQVPVCPLCNIPIPIKRGEMPDIKVGEHIDRDCKSDPAQRKRKIFTNKCSKGGCKQKEMMRVTCDQCHLNYCLKHRHPLDHDCKTDGKPDGKPISKSGHAAAMRAQTASSTSASGSSFSASGNSRPVSNGVTDHRPQRTASTQRIPTSVSAQNVIPPSASFQAGLTEEQALQRALEMSLADSRPAVQPALTPQEQEDLALAQALAASEEEYRRQQQRQQVPGTLRRQ from the exons ATGGAGTTTCCAGGACTGGGAGAGCACTGCTCTGAGAAGACCTGCAAACGTTTAG ATTTTCTTCCAATGAGATGTGACGCCTGTCAAGACATTTTCTGCAAGGATCATATAACCTATGTTACTCACAAGTGCACATCTGCCTACAAAAAG gaTGTCCAGGTCCCAGTATGCCCATTATGTAACATCCCGATTCCCATCAAGAGAGGGGAGATGCCCGACATTAAAGTCGGTGAACACATTGACCGGGACTGCAAATCGGACCCTGcgcaaagaaagagaaag ATTTTCACAAATAAATGTTCTAAAGGAGGGtgtaaacagaaggaaatgatGCGAGTGACCTGCGACCAGTGTCATCTAAATTACTGTCTAAAGCATCGGCACCCACTAGACCACGATTGTAAGACTGATGGAAAACCTGATGGAAAACCTATTTCCAAATCTGG ACATGCTGCAGCGATGAGGGCTCAGACTGCTTCCTCCACTTCTGCCTCTGGGTCCAGCTTCTCTGCTTCAGGAAACTCCAGACCTGTTTCTAACGGCGTGACTGATCATAGACCTCAGAGAACCGC CTCTACCCAGCGGATTCCTACTTCTGTTTCAGCACAGAATGTAATACCACCATCAGCATCTTTTCAGGCCGGCCTG ACGGAGGAGCAGGCTTTGCAAAGAGCTCTGGAGATGTCTTTGGCTGATTCGAGGCCGGCGGTTCAGCCAGCCCTTAC CCCTCAGGAGCAGGAGGATCTGGCTCTCGCTCAGGCTCTCGCTGCCAGCGAAGAAGAGTACAGACGCCAGCAGCAGAGACAACAGGTACCCGGAACGCTTAGGCGTCAGTAG